A stretch of Zootoca vivipara chromosome 13, rZooViv1.1, whole genome shotgun sequence DNA encodes these proteins:
- the LOC118094520 gene encoding olfactory receptor 10A7-like, giving the protein MHEEVTLGYHSGDTVRMNATSTSYFMFLGFPSHLEVQIPMLLLLSAVYVVTVTGNSFIIAITFADTNLHSPMYFFLSVLSLLEICYTTVTLPKMLHDLVSRDKSISFSGCALQMYFLLFLGTVECFLLAVMSYDRYLAICLPLHYMVLMSKGVCVRLTLASWLCGILLPLVNTSWAFSLPYCGSNKINHFFCDFPPVLKLACADTSLNEAVMLVSSLIITLIPFVFILISYACILGTILRVPSATGRQKLFSTCSSHLIMVTLFYGTASFMYLQPKSNYSLERDKFLSLFYTVITPMLNPIIYTLRNTEVKKAMKRMTKRKILF; this is encoded by the exons ATGCATGAAGAGGTGACCTTGGGAT ATCACTCTGGTGATACTGTAAGAATGAATGCAACTTCCACCAGCTATTTCATGTTCCTTGGATTTCCCAGCCATTTGGAGGTGCAGATTCCCATGCTTCTTCTACTTTCTGCTGTCTACGTGGTCACTGTAACTGGGAACTCTTTCATCATTGCCATCACTTTTGCAGACACAAACCTTCATTCCCCGATGTATTTCTTTCTCAGCGTTCTATCACTCCTGGAGATTTGCTATACCACAGTCACCCTCCCCAAGATGCTGCATGACCTTGTTTCAAGAGACAAGTCTATCTCGTTCAGCggctgtgctctccagatgtattttcttttattcctaGGAACAGTAGAGTGCTTCCTCTTGGCTGTGATGTCTTACGACCGGTACCTTGCAATATGCCTCCCTTTGCACTATATGGTTTTGATGTCCAAAGGTGTTTGTGTCCGCCTAACTTtggcttcatggctgtgtggcaTTCTTCTTCCGCTGGTCAATACAAGCTGGGCATTCAGCTTGCCATACTGTGGCTCTAACAAGATCAACCATTTCTTCTGTGACTTCCCACCAGTTTTGAAGCTAGCCTGTGCTGATACATCTCTGAATGAAGCAGTGATGCTAGTGAGCAGTTTGATCATCACTCTGATACCTTTCGTCTTCATACTCATATCCTATGCCTGTATCCTTGGCACCATATTAAGGGTGCCTTCAGCTACAGGTAGGCAGAAGTTGTTCTCCACCTGTTCTTCACACCTCATCATGGTGACACTTTTCTATGGCACAGCCAGCTTTATGTACTTGCAGCCCAAATCCAATTATTCTTTAGAACGAGATAAATTCCTCTCCCTTTTTTACACTGTTATAACACCAATGCTAAACCCCATCATTTATACCTTGAGGAACACAGAGGTGAAAAAGGCAATGAAGAGAATGACAAAGAGGAAAATATTgttctaa
- the LOC132593110 gene encoding olfactory receptor 2D2-like — protein MKESNQTTLPKEFILMGLTDNATIKVALFAVFNVIYIAAMIANLLIVMLVKADSRLHTPMYFFLSNFSILEVCYTSTVVPQMLSHLLAEKKSIPLIQCAVQLYFFLSFGITECFLLTVMSYDRHVAICFPLHYSLIMTNRACIAMATTSWVGGFFFSAINTAFTLKQSFGDHNKIDHFLCEMPALVSIAYGGTHQAKMCMFISCVFTLILPLLLILVSYTRILYTILGSHFGMGTRKALSTCSSHLTVVTLFFGSVLSIYLRPKSSASKEHVKIASVFYIVITPALSPFIYSLRNKDVMQALKKLMHKSRELN, from the coding sequence ATGAAAGAAAGCAATCAGACCACTTTGCCGAAGGAATTTATCTTAATGGGGCTTACAGACAACGCTACAATCAAAGTTGCACTTTTTGCTGTGTTCAATGTGATTTACATAGCAGCCATGATTGCCAACCTGCTCATAGTCATGTTGGTCAAAGCAGATTCTCGCCTTCACACACCAATGTATTTCTTCTTATCGAACTTCTCCATCTTGGAGGTTTGCTACACTTCAACTGTGGTGCCCCAGATGCTATCTCACCTTCTGGCTGAGAAAAAGAGCATCCCACTGATCCAGTGTGCTGTGCAACTGTATTTCTTCCTTTCATTTGGCATTACAGAATGTTTTCTTCTCACTGTCATGTCATATGACCGTCATGTTGCCATTTGCTTTCCACTGCACTATAGCCTCATCATGACCAACCGGGCATGTATTGCAATGGCCACAACTTCTTGGGTGGGTGGCTTCTTTTTTTCTGCCATCAACACTGCATTCACTTTGAAACAATCCTTTGGTGACCATAACAAGATAGACCATTTTCTCTGTGAAATGCCAGCCTTAGTCAGTATAGCTTATGGAGGGACACACCAAGCCAAGATGTGCATGTTTATTTCCTGTGTGTTCACCTTGATATTACCTCTTTTGTTAATACTTGTGTCTTATACTCGCATACTCTACACCATCCTTGGTAGCCATTTTGGTATGGGGACACGCAAGGCCCTCTCCACTTGCTCCTCACACTTGACTGTGGTCACACTCTTTTTTGGATCAGTCCTTTCAATATATCTGAGACCAAAATCCAGTGCATCAAAGGAGCATGTCAAAATAGCCTCTGTGTTTTACATAGTCATCACTCCTGCACTCAGCCCCTTCATATACAGTCTGAGAAATAAAGATGTGATGCAAGCCCTAAAGAAATTGATGCATAAAAGCAGAGAGCTTAACTAA